In one Zalophus californianus isolate mZalCal1 chromosome 10, mZalCal1.pri.v2, whole genome shotgun sequence genomic region, the following are encoded:
- the CLDN3 gene encoding claudin-3, with product MSMGLEIAGTSLAVLGWLSTIVCCALPMWRVTAFIGSSIITAQITWEGLWMNCVVQSTGQMQCKVYDSLLALPQDLQAARALIVVSILLAAFGLLVALVGAQCTNCVQDDTAKAKITIVAGVLFLLAAVLTLVPVSWSANTIIRDFYNPLVPDAQKREMGAGLYVGWAAAALQLLGGALLCCSCPPREKKYAPAKILYSAPRSAGPGTSTAYDRRDYV from the coding sequence ATGTCCATGGGCCTGGAGATCGCGGGCACCTCGCTGGCCGTGCTGGGCTGGCTGAGCACCATCGTGTGCTGCGCGCTGCCCATGTGGCGCGTGACGGCCTTCATCGGCAGCAGCATCATCACGGCGCAGATCACCTGGGAGGGCCTGTGGATGAACTGCGTGGTGCAGAGCACCGGCCAGATGCAGTGCAAGGTGTACGACTCGCTGCTGGCGCTGCCGCAGGACCTGCAGGCGGCCCGCGCCCTCATCGTCGTGTCCATCCTGCTGGCCGCCTTCGGGCTCCTCGTGGCGCTGGTGGGCGCCCAGTGCACCAACTGCGTGCAGGACGACACGGCCAAGGCCAAGATCACCATCGTGGCAGGAGTGCTCTTCCTGTTGGCCGCCGTGCTCACCCTGGTGCCGGTGTCCTGGTCGGCGAACACCATCATCCGGGACTTCTACAACCCGCTGGTGCCCGACGCGCAGAAGCGCGAGATGGGCGCGGGCCTGTACGTGGgctgggcggcggcggcgctgcaGCTGCTGGGGGGCGCGCTGCTCTGTTGCTCCTGCCCGCCGCGCGAGAAGAAGTACGCGCCCGCCAAGATCCTCTACTCGGCGCCGCGCTCCGCCGGCCCGGGCACCAGCACAGCCTATGACCGCAGGGACTACGTCTGA